The following are encoded in a window of Ogataea parapolymorpha DL-1 chromosome VII, whole genome shotgun sequence genomic DNA:
- a CDS encoding Serine/threonine kinase and DNA damage checkpoint effector: MSYKLSQLAPLPELKHVHIGKTIGHGGFGVVKSAVFEKNGVSKVIAVKFVHLDMARQQNITTDMLAREAFIQRECRHPNVIQLIDFGADINWVWFAMELGSNGELFDKIEPDLGVDEDVAQFYFKQLINAVSFIHSKGVAHRDIKPENLVIDKNGNLKLTDFGLASVFKKKNGSKRMCTTACGSPPYLAPEVVSQKYDPEPSDVWSCCIVLFVLLTGQIAWEMPHEEDTDFRYYMERKGEVLISPWNKIPLGALSLLRKVLVLEPLDRLRIEEIKQHPWVAKKNKFADQNDMCKDPMRLTTSLLVNLYINLSDAEFNKISQMSTQISKPAAGTQPPKYVMDDTQPAEIYKENFRPIGGFSASQEVYTEHSKRRKLKEDLDDDALIFATISKDPASLQFLNSGSLVNREQLINAKMSNLRIEQQRCPALFAESLTRFFSTVALDQLLITILEALSKLGLCGYLGENDSELYVENLRRNDLLSGVITIPINGRDSSKAPIVGNIKVSRMADNLDVRKVDFLKIKADPLEWRRVFKRVTILCRDVVYVEK, from the coding sequence atgTCTTACAAGCTTTCTCAACTCGCGCCCCTGCCTGAGCTGAAACACGTGCACATTGGAAAGACGATTGGACACGGAGGGTTTGGTGTTGTCAAGTCTGCTgtatttgagaaaaatggGGTATCTAAAGTTATAGCCGTGAAGTTTGTTCACCTCGATATGGCTCGCCAACAGAATATCACCACAGATATGCTTGCGCGGGAGGCATTTATTCAGAGGGAATGCAGGCATCCGAACGTGATCCAGCTGATAGATTTTGGTGCAGATATCAATTGGGTCTGGTTTGCCATGGAATTAGGAAGCAACGGTGAGTTGTttgacaagatcgagcCTGATCTGGGAGTTGACGAGGATGTCGCTCAATTTtatttcaagcagctcatAAACGCAGTCTCTTTTATTCATTCCAAAGGTGTTGCACACCGGGATATTAAGCCAGAAAACCTGGTTATCGATAAGAACGGAAATTTGAAGCTGACGGACTTTGGGCTTGCTAGTGTATTTAAAAAGAAAAATGGTTCCAAAAGAATGTGCACCACAGCATGCGGCTCACCTCCTTACCTTGCTCCAGAGGTGGTCTCTCAAAAATATGACCCTGAGCCCTCGGACGTGTGGTCCTGCTGCATAGTTCTGTTTGTGCTCCTCACAGGGCAGATAGCATGGGAGATGCCACACGAGGAAGACACAGACTTCCGTTATTACATGGAGAGGAAGGGAGAAGTTTTAATCTCTCCATGGAACAAGATCCCTCTAGGTGCACTTTCCCTGCTACGGAAAGTGCTGGTCTTGGAGCCATTGGATAGACTACGCATCGAAGAGATTAAGCAACATCCTTGggtggccaagaaaaacaagttTGCGGACCAAAATGATATGTGCAAAGATCCAATGCGTCTCAccaccagcttgttggtgaacCTTTACATCAACCTTTCGGACGCAGAATTTAACAAGATTAGCCAGATGTCCACCCAGATCAGCAAACCGGCAGCAGGAACGCAACCGCCAAAATACGTGATGGACGATACCCAGCCGGCAGAGATCTACAAGGAAAACTTCCGTCCGATTGGGGGTTTCTCTGCTTCGCAGGAGGTCTACACTGAGCATTCGAAACGTCGCAAGCTGAAGGAAGACCTCGATGATGACGCTCTTATATTTGCCACAATCTCCAAAGATCCAGCATCTTTGCAATTCCTAAATTCCGGTTCTTTGGTCAACAGAgagcagctgatcaacgCCAAGATGAGCAATCTGCGAATAGAGCAGCAAAGatgtccagctcttttCGCGGAGAGTCTCACAAGATTTTTCAGTACAGTAGCcctggaccagctgctgatcaCAATCTTGGAAGCATTGAGCAAGCTTGGGCTTTGCGGTTACTTGGGTGAAAATGACAGCGAGCTCTATGTGGAGAATCTACGCAGGAACGACCTTCTCAGTGGAGTGATCACTATCCCTATCAATGGCAGAGACTCCAGCAAAGCACCCATAGTAGGAAACATCAAGGTTAGCCGAATGGCCGACAATCTGGACGTGCGGAAGGTTGATTTtctgaaaatcaaggcaGACCCGCTGGAATGGAGAAGAGTTTTCAAACGAGTCACAATTCTTTGCCGTGATGTTGTGTATGTTGAAAAATAG
- a CDS encoding Subunit of a complex with Rad50p and Xrs2p (MRX complex), translating to MHVPDIESGPDTFEILLTTDNHVGYLETDPIRGNDSWRTFSEIMSIAKSRDVDMVIQAGDLFHVNKPSKKSYYHVIRTLREFCWIDRPREYKLVSDPSVVMSTRHFNYPCEYDPNVNVGMPVYAISGNHDDATGDDLLSPLDLLSVGGLLNHFGRITNNDEIKVSPLLFQKGSTNFALYGLQSIREERLKRTLASGKVEFLQPEDSENWFSLMCVHQNHVPRPGTRVLEEAHLPHFLDFVFWGHEHECIPRPLHNVAMGFDVLQGGSSVATSLSEGEVPDKHVYLLKIKGKDYSLEPIRLKSVRPFAMKDITLSETGISATSGNKDEVINLLIDEVEGLIEAATSKWKEVNHDLLETLVDIEIPLPLVRLRVEYSGGYEVENPRRFSNRFVGKVANINDIVIFYRKKTVGNKQANRLVQKQQSEDHELEIREGTLNIGDFVQRQLSEDDLLLLKKTDMSNVIEEAMRKDDKHLIKKFVDDELGNDLELLMKLRVDETDNVEGKSLNELKKGFRNIVKELRAKAKYSERSKEHEASPRVSSDLFVESDEEPSTRGRRKKKQDPVPDLSQFMHPSEPMVIDSDISDDGLIEIEEPKKTTRKKTTKPRKTASKPTSLFGAVGR from the coding sequence ATGCATGTGCCGGACATAGAATCAGGGCCAGATACTTTTGAAATTCTTCTCACCACAGACAACCATGTTGGATATCTTGAGACGGACCCAATTAGAGGAAATGACTCGTGGAGAACATTTTCTGAGATCATGAGCATTGCGAAATCCCGGGACGTCGATATGGTTATCCAGGCAGGCGATTTGTTTCACGTCAACAAGCCTAGCAAGAAATCGTACTACCATGTGATCCGGACTCTTCGTGAATTCTGCTGGATTGACAGGCCTCGTGAATATAAGCTCGTATCTGATCCATCGGTCGTGATGTCCACGCGACATTTTAATTACCCATGTGAGTATGATCCCAACGTGAATGTTGGAATGCCGGTTTATGCTATTTCTGGTAATCACGACGATGCAACAGGAGATGATCTTCTCTCACCGCTGGATCTCCTTTCTGTTGGTGGATTACTAAATCATTTTGGACGGATCACGAAtaacgacgagatcaaagtTAGCCCGTTGCTCTTCCAAAAAGGCAGTACTAATTTTGCATTATACGGTCTTCAGAGCATCCGTGAAGAGCGTCTAAAACGGACTTTGGCCTCGGGCAAGGTCGAGTTCTTGCAGCCGGAAGATAGCGAAAATTGGTTCAGTTTAATGTGCGTCCACCAGAACCATGTGCCCAGACCGGGAACGCGCGTTCTCGAAGAAGCACATCTTCCTCATTTTTTAGATTTCGTGTTTTGGGGCCACGAGCACGAGTGTATTCCTAGACCATTGCATAATGTTGCTATGGGCTTCGACGTTCTTCAGGGCGGCTCGTCGGTTGCAACTTCGTTGAGCGAGGGTGAAGTTCCTGACAAACACGTCtatttgctcaaaatcaagggCAAGGACTATAGTCTCGAGCCCATAAGACTCAAGTCTGTGCGGCCGTTTGCGATGAAAGACATTACCTTGAGCGAGACAGGGATCTCTGCAACGTCCGGAAATAAAGATGAGGTGATTAATTTGCTTATAGACGAGGTGGAGGGGCTTATCGAAGCCGCAACCAGCAAATGGAAAGAAGTCAATCATGACTTGCTAGAAACTCTTGTTGACATTGAAATACCTCTTCCTCTGGTTAGGCTACGGGTCGAGTACAGTGGGGGCTATGAGGTGGAAAATCCTCGTAGGTTTTCCAACAGGTTTGTCGGCAAGGTTGCAAATATCAACGACATTGTCATTTTTTacaggaagaagacagTTGGTAACAAACAGGCAAACCGATTGGTACAGAAACAACAAAGCGAGGATCATGAGCTAGAAATACGCGAAGGCACTCTCAACATTGGTGATTTTGTTCAGCGACAACTGAGCGAAGACGATCttttgctgctgaaaaaaacGGACATGTCCAACGTGATTGAAGAGGCCATGAGGAAAGACGATAAACACTTGATTAAGAAGTTTGTGGATGACGAGCTAGGCAATGATCTGGAGCTTCTGATGAAGCTCCGAGTCGACGAGACGGACAATGTTGAAGGCAAGTCTTTGAACGAACTGAAGAAAGGTTTCCGGAACATAGTGAAGGAGCTCCGTGCCAAGGCGAAATATAGCGAGAGATCTAAAGAACACGAGGCTTCTCCTCGTGTTAGCTCTGATCTGTTTGTGGAGTCGGATGAGGAGCCATCGACACGTGGCAGACGTAAAAAGAAGCAAGATCCTGTGCCCGATCTCTCACAATTCATGCATCCTAGTGAGCCAATGGTGATTGATTCAGATATATCTGATGATGGCCTGATTGAAATCGAGGAGCCCAAGAAGACCACCCGCAAAAAGACAACAAAGCCGCGTAAAACCGCATCCAAACCGACCAGTCTGTTCGGTGCAGTAGGTCGCTAG
- a CDS encoding Protein involved in the regulation of cell wall synthesis gives MGFLKGIQGFFHSITTNDHYASYDASEPSNLGAAPGHESSQSISMLDNTSSTSLAQNSRSARNSTTSRPVQYRPGMRSQLNGNDIQMQDYIEGQPPLPSVASVWDRLDKWMEREFPELGDDMENGATVNDLNAFEKDLNISLPFDVRESYQIHDGQLTLGKKRGLIYGYPLLDLESIAAEVNIWRKVGDRLQRTTEHFTSEQILLESQNKSEGSSHFQQQKAKHFHFLDSQKSVPKGAVQEVYYHNQWIPLVKDNEGNNIALDLAPGPRGRWGQIILFGRDFDTKFVVASCFTEFLLNLADDLEDGKFYIDEMDEDLVYTENGKTYSYFDVLKFRSLALAKSMVGSRLPVGKSGSSVSLVASPRISQTNLSKQYAPPLNDSFVVEDEDPVIPAEDVIKPQTQPDLLADDLKEVDLAQQGEKTETVKETEIKPELTEEPNQTETRPEVSEPATVTEAASESVDPVVAQPEAGNVETEPAAPEKQTEENKASENGFTEADAEDSKSETEDTEKDATEDTTDAPVAAAGPSATKSKSRKKKGKKGKK, from the coding sequence ATGGGGTTTTTAAAAGGAATCCAGGGTTTCTTTCACTCTATCACCACAAATGACCATTACGCTTCCTATGACGCGTCGGAACCGAGCAATCTCGGAGCAGCTCCGGGACACGAGTCGTCGCAATCCATTTCGATGCTGGACAACACTTCGTCGACATCTCTAGCCCAGAATAGCAGATCAGCCAGAAACTCGACCACCAGCAGGCCAGTTCAGTACCGTCCCGGAATGCGTTCACAGCTAAACGGAAACGATATCCAGATGCAAGACTACATTGAAGGCCAACCGCCTTTACCCTCGGTTGCTTCTGTATGGGATAGGTTGGACAAGTGGATGGAGAGGGAATTCCCGGAATTGGGAGATGACATGGAGAACGGAGCGACTGTTAACGATTTAAAcgcttttgaaaaagacctGAACATTTCTCTACCGTTTGACGTGAGAGAGTCGTATCAAATTCACGACGGCCAGCTCACCCTAGGGAAAAAGCGTGGCCTTATTTATGGATATCCTTTGCTTGACCTGGAAAGCATTGCTGCAGAGGTCAACATTTGGAGGAAAGTCGGCGATAGATTACAAAGAACTACAGAGCATTTTACCAGTGAGCAAATCTTGCTCGAATCTCAAAACAAGTCGGAGGGCAGCAGCCATTTCCAACAGCAGAAGGCCAAGCATTTTCATTTCCTAGACTCTCAGAAGTCGGTTCCAAAGGGAGCCGTGCAAGAGGTGTACTACCACAATCAATGGATTCCGTTAGTGAAAGACAATGAGGGGAACAATATTGCCCTGGATCTTGCTCCGGGACCAAGAGGCAGATGGGGACAGATCATTCTTTTTGGCCGCGACTTCGACACCAAATTCGTTGTCGCCTCGTGCTTTACCGAGTTTTTGCTCAATCTCGCCGACGATCTGGAGGATGGAAAGTTCTATattgacgagatggacGAAGATCTGGTGTACACCGAAAACGGAAAGACGTACTCGTACTTTGACGTGCTGAAATTTCGCTCATTGGCTTTGGCAAAGAGCATGGTGGGATCGCGACTACCTGTTGGAAAGAGCGGATCCAGTGTTTCGTTGGTGGCTTCACCACGGATTTCCCAGACCAATTTGTCGAAACAATATGCTCCACCTCTTAATGACAGCTTTGTCgttgaggacgaggacccGGTgattccagcagaagacGTTATCAAGCCCCAGACACAGCCTGATCTCCTGGCCGACGACTTGAAAGAGGTCGACTTGGCCCAGCAGGGCGAGAAGACCGAAACAGTGAAAGAGACGGAAATTAAGCCTGAACTAACAGAGGAACCAAACCAGACGGAGACTCGGCCCGAAGTCTCTGAACCAGCAACTGTGACAGAGGCTGCTTCCGAGTCAGTCGACCCTGTTGTTGCTCAGCCGGAAGCTGGCAATGTCGAAACcgagcctgctgctccagaaaagcAGACTGAGGAAAACAAGGCCTCTGAAAACGGTTTCACCGAAGCAGATGCCGAGGATTCCAAGTCAGAGACAGAGGACACCGAGAAGGACGCTACGGAGGACACTACTGATGCCCCtgttgcagctgctgggccCTCGGCTACCAAGTCAAAGTCTCGTAAGAAGAAGGGTAAGAAAGGTAAGAAATAA
- a CDS encoding MAP kinase, which produces MGNVNSSASSIEQSGFKDPDKKASTDELIANIQTLELGLEYQLSIKAEELVMLKKLGSGNSGTVSKVLHLPTQKTMARKTIHIDAKEVIQSQIIRELRIMHECDSPFIIGFYGAFLHEGDVVICMEYVDCGSLDKIFKLTGPFPDFMLKHIAYSVLSGLVYLYDNHRIIHRDVKPSNVLLDSKGNIKLCDFGVSRELINSMADTFVGTSTYMSPERIQGGVYNIKGDVWSLGLMLYELASGKFAFGGAPGGAAPGVSGLKGDPQIKTPDSILDLLQRIVNERPPSLKESDGYTPELCEFVELCLKKEKDRPDPHELLKHKFLADFPEPDSLKVSAKYRSDIKKWAKNVRRVQKGKPTK; this is translated from the coding sequence ATGGGGAATGTCAATTCGTCAGCTTCGTCCATTGAGCAGTCGGGATTCAAGGACCCAGACAAAAAGGCGTCCACGGACGAATTAATTGCCAACATCCAAACACTCGAACTTGGTTTGGAGTACCAGCTGTCCATCAAGGCAGAGGAGCTTGTTATGCTCAAAAAACTGGGCTCTGGAAACTCTGGAACGGTTTCTAAAGTGCTACATTTACCAACACAGAAAACCATGGCTCGGAAGACCATCCACATCGACGCCAAAGAGGTTATACAGTCGCAGATCATCCGCGAGCTCCGTATTATGCACGAGTGTGACTCGCCTTTTATCATTGGCTTCTATGGAGCCTTCCTACACGAAGGAGATGTGGTAATTTGTATGGAATATGTTGACTGCGGCTCATTGGACAAAATCTTTAAGCTCACCGGGCCATTCCCAGATTTCATGCTCAAACACATCGCCTACTCTGTCCTTAGCGGCCTGGTCTATCTTTATGACAACCACAGGATTATACATCGTGATGTGAAGCCGTCGaacgtgctgctggactcaAAGGGAAACATAAAGCTGTGTGATTTTGGCGTGAGCAGAGAGCTGATTAATTCGATGGCCGACACATTTGTTGGTACCTCTACCTACATGTCGCCAGAGCGCATTCAAGGAGGCGTTTACAACATCAAGGGAGACGTGTGGTCTCTGGGTCTGATGTTATACGAGCTGGCCTCTGGAAAGTTTGCTTTTGGAGGTGCCCCTGGCGGAGCGGCCCCGGGGGTTTCTGGCCTGAAAGGCGATCCCCAGATAAAAACCCCGGATTCCATTCTGGATCTGTTACAGCGCATTGTCAACGAAAGACCGCCttctctcaaagaaagtGATGGCTATACGCCCGAACTCTGTGAGTTTGTTGAATTGTGTttgaaaaaggagaaggacAGGCCTGATCCGCatgagctgctcaaacacaagTTTTTAGCTGACTTCCCCGAGCCAGATAGCTTGAAAGTGTCTGCCAAGTACCGTTCGGACATCAAGAAGTGGGCTAAGAATGTGAGACGCGTCCAAAAAGGCAAACCTACCAAGTAA
- a CDS encoding Folylpolyglutamate synthase: protein MGIDLQLNRVKTLLSKLDFSPTFKAVHIAGTNGKGSVSSYVSHALTAQGIRNGRLNSPHLLYKWDSVQINDKAVPERDFAAAEGRVREVDRRDNINCTEFELLTCTALKMFNEKRVRVAVLETGLGGRLDATNVLAAADTLCTAITKIGLDHEHLLGSTLEKIAYEKAGILKEGVPCVVDGSNESSVLRTIEQVARKKGSEYLPVSDSPAQKFERLGACLGDFRTNLQGEYQQMNLSVALGILEVISRSIPIRKDAIELGIRNTSWPGRLQKLDLKLRSDKVPVLLDGAHNSQAAEQLSKYLGSSRSTGVTFVIAMTSGKDVSGLLQSLIKPQDTVIFTRFSEPVDGMPWIESYSPEELFNKARLNVDSTIQPNLEAALSAAQNTQKPIVICGSLYLVAEVLRLHLRNGGVQTW from the coding sequence ATGGGAATTGATTTACAGCTCAACAGGGTAAAGACACTACTTTCGAAGCTTGATTTTAGCCCAACCTTCAAAGCTGTTCACATCGCAGGTACAAATGGGAAGGGATCAGTAAGCTCGTATGTGTCTCATGCGCTCACGGCTCAAGGAATCCGCAACGGCCGTCTGAACTCGCCACATCTGCTATACAAATGGGACTCTGTGCAAATAAACGATAAAGCAGTACCAGAGAGAGATttcgctgctgcagagGGACGTGTTCGTGAAGTAGACCGTCGAGATAACATCAATTGCACGGAGTTCGAGCTACTCacctgcacagccttgaagATGTTCAATGAAAAACGAGTGCGGGTGGCAGTTCTTGAGACCGGCCTCGGGGGACGGTTGGATGCCACCAACGTACtagcagcagcagacaCACTGTGCACGGCTATAACAAAGATAGGATTGGATCACGAGCATTTGCTGGGAAGCACACTTGAGAAGATAGCGTACGAAAAAGCAGGAATACTCAAAGAAGGTGTCCCATGTGTTGTTGATGGATCCAATGAAAGCTCTGTTTTGCGCACAATCGAGCAAGtggcaagaaaaaaaggcTCAGAATATTTGCCAGTGAGTGATTCTCCGGCCCAAAAGTTTGAACGTTTGGGAGCATGTCTGGGAGATTTCCGTACGAATCTCCAAGGCGAGTACCAGCAGATGAACCTTTCTGTTGCCCTTGGGATATTAGAAGTCATTTCTAGGTCCATCCCAATTCGAAAAGATGCCATAGAGCTCGGCATCAGAAACACGAGTTGGCCAGGCCGATTGCAAAAActtgatctcaaactccGGTCAGATAAAGTCCCAGTTTTGCTTGATGGAGCGCATAATAGTCAAGCAGCGGAACAGCTTTCAAAATACTTGGGCTCTTCTCGGTCAACGGGAGTCACGTTTGTTATAGCAATGACGTCTGGGAAAGACGTCTCCGGGCTGCTTCAGTCTCTCATCAAACCCCAAGACACGGTCATTTTCACACGGTTTTCGGAACCCGTGGATGGAATGCCCTGGATTGAAAGTTATTCTCCCGAGGAACTATTTAATAAAGCACGGCTCAATGTCGACTCCACCATCCAGCCAAACCTGGAAGCGGCATTATCAGCGGCCCAAAATACCCAGAAACCCATCGTGATTTGCGGCAGTCTGTATTTAGTGGCAGAAGTGCTGCGTTTGCATTTACGCAATGGAGGCGTCCAGACATGGTGA